The Haloarcula laminariae genomic sequence TCGCCGGGGCCATCAGTGCGCCGATGACGCCCACGACGACCATGCCGGCGCCGGCCAGCTCGACCGTCGGCGCCAGCCCCACGCCGACGACTGCCAGCCCGTAGAGGGCCGACCCGGCGACGATTGGCGCGGTCCGCCCCACGGCATCGGAGAGGACGCCGAAGGGGTACTGAAGCACGGCGAAAGGTGCGAAAAAGAGCGCGAGGACGACCCCGGTCTCGCCCGGTGTCAGCCCGAAGGCCGCCCGGAAGTAGAGCGTCCCCACGAGCGCGAAAAAGCCCGCGGTCAGCCGGTCGATGAAGCCGAACGCGTAGGGAATGCCCAGTTCGGGCGTCTCGCCCAGCCGGCGGGCGGCCCGGCGCAGGCGGCCGCCGTCGCCCGCGGGGGCCCGGTCGGGCACCAGCGCCGCCAGGGGGGCCACCGCGAGGAGGAGCCCGGCCGCGACGTACAGCGGCAGCGTCGGCGAGATACCGTAGAGCTGGCCGCCCAGTGGCGCCCCCAGCGCCGTCCCCGAGCCGATGGCGATGCCGGCCGCGCCCATGTTCCTGCCGTGGCCCCCGGGGAGGTCCATCAGCATCGTCATCGACAGCGAGAACGCGGCGATGGTCGCCGCGCCCTGCAGCGCCCGTACCGCGAGGACCAGTTCGAAGGACAGCCCGGTCACGTTCGGGAGCCACGCCAGCGCCGCGTATAGCGCGCTGCCGGCGAGGGCGCCGCCGACGATGTACGGGACCCGTCGGCCTGTCCGGTCGCTTACGGCGCCCCACACCCCGGCGAAGGCGACGAAGGCCGCGAACTCCGCCGCGAGGAACCACATGCTCGCGTCGAGCGCCGTCCGCGCGCCCAGCGCCGCGACGAGCGTGTCGACGCCGGGGTAGAGCAACACCTGCGCAAGCAGGACGACGAAAATCACGGCCGCGAGGACGGCCCGCGCTCGGCGTTCGGTCACGTACGGAGGGTGGGCCGGCACGGGAAAATAGATGTCGCCGCCCCGCCCGGGGACCCAAGTGTTCGGCGCTCACAGTACCGGTATGCCGAGCGATATCGCCGACCGCGTCGTCGAGACGGTCCGGGACGCCGCCGGGGCAGACGGCTGGTGTTCGCGCGCCCAGGTCGACTCGCTGATGGGGGCGACGACCATCGACAAGCGTGAGGTCGACCGCGCGCTGACGGTCGCCGTCGCCAACGGCCGACTGGAGCGCGACGGGGAACAGTACCGGGCCGTCGAGTGAGCGACGCAGGGACCGGTCGCACAGGTGACATACTCTTGAGTCGGGGAGCCGTAGCGTCGGTATGCCGAACGCGATTCCCGAGGACGCCGTCGAAGCGCTCACCGGCGACGCCCGCGTCGGCCACCTGGCGACCAGCCACGAGGACCGGCCCCACGTCGCGCCCGTCTGGTACGACTACCGCGACGGCGCCGTCGAACTCGTCACCACCGGGAAGAAGTTGGAGAACATCCGCCGGAACCCCCGCGTCGCTCTGTCGGTCCAGGACACCGACGACGGCGACCCGAAGTGGGGCCTGACACTGCGCGGGACGGCGACTGTCGTCGAGGACGACGCCGAGGGCCGCGAGATACTGCGGCGCATCAACCGCCGCTACGGCGCCGACGAGGGCGACTGGGCGGAGAACACGGCGGTCCGCATCGAGGTGGGGTCGACGAACTACTGGACGTACGACTGACCGGTGGGGAACTGAACGGTCGAAAGAACGGAAAGTCGAGCTTCGGGTGGCTATCGGGCCGGCTCTACATGTAGCCGAGGTCGCGCAGGCGCTCCATCAGGTCCTCTTTGTCCTGGGCGCGGCCGGCGCGTTCGGTCGTGTTCGCCATGTCCTGGAGCCAGGCGGGCTCGTCGGCGGACTTGTCGGTGCTGACCTCGCTACCCAGCGAGCGGAAGCCGGCGAAGTACTTCGGCGAGACGGGGACGTCCTCCTTCTCGATGCCCTCGGGGAGGTCGTCCTGACCCTGCGGGACGTAGCCTTCCTCGGGG encodes the following:
- a CDS encoding MFS transporter, with product MTERRARAVLAAVIFVVLLAQVLLYPGVDTLVAALGARTALDASMWFLAAEFAAFVAFAGVWGAVSDRTGRRVPYIVGGALAGSALYAALAWLPNVTGLSFELVLAVRALQGAATIAAFSLSMTMLMDLPGGHGRNMGAAGIAIGSGTALGAPLGGQLYGISPTLPLYVAAGLLLAVAPLAALVPDRAPAGDGGRLRRAARRLGETPELGIPYAFGFIDRLTAGFFALVGTLYFRAAFGLTPGETGVVLALFFAPFAVLQYPFGVLSDAVGRTAPIVAGSALYGLAVVGVGLAPTVELAGAGMVVVGVIGALMAPATMALVTDIVGERGRATAMAGFNAAGSLGFLAGILVGGFVAGEFGYLAAFLVAGGGELALALLALPRLLALEPPAQERAAG
- a CDS encoding pyridoxamine 5'-phosphate oxidase family protein → MPNAIPEDAVEALTGDARVGHLATSHEDRPHVAPVWYDYRDGAVELVTTGKKLENIRRNPRVALSVQDTDDGDPKWGLTLRGTATVVEDDAEGREILRRINRRYGADEGDWAENTAVRIEVGSTNYWTYD